The genomic interval TGAAGCTGACGGGATCGGAGCCGCCGGAGCCGGTGATGCCGAATTGGCCGAAGGTTTCTGGGCTTTCGGCCTGGGAGCCGCGGCCGCCGGGAATCCTTCACCGGCGTCAAGGACCTCGACATCGACCTCGTACGCAACACCATGGACTGTTATCTTGAGTTTCATTTTATATATCCTTACTTATTTATCATAATTTTCATTGATTTATCATTATCTCTTTTTGGGAACGACATGCGAACCGTGCAGGATCGCCCGCCCCTGCACTGACCAGGGGCTTTTCGCCCCGCCGTACGGCATCAATCTTCTCACGCTTCTGATATGATAACGCCCCTGGAACATGGTCCCAACCGCGGCGCTTATCAGAACCAGCGTTATGGTGTCGATATTCTGGGGTTTCGAGACGGCATCCCGTTTGCTTTTTTCTTCGCCTTTTTGCCAGCGATCATCGAGTCGCCTGATTAACGAAATCGCCACCGCTATCAATGCCAGCGAGACAAAGACAATGGTAATGCCGATGACGGCGAATTTAAGACTGAATCCCATTACTTCCGAAAACATCACATCACCTGCCCTTACAGCGGAATCAAGCCGTGTTTTTTTTGAGGCCGCAGTTCCCGTTTGGCTTTGAGAACCTCGAGGGTGGCGGCCAGATACGGGCGCGTCTCGGCCGGTTCCAGGATTTCATCGACGAGACCCCGCGAGGCCGCGAAATATGGATTGGCGAAAGTATTTTTGTACTCATCCAGCAGTTTCCGTCGCTCTTCTTCGGGATTTTTGGAACCGCCGATTTCCTTCCGGTAGAGAACGTTCACCGCCCCCTCGGCGCCCATCACGGCAATCTCGGCCGAGGGCCAAGCCACCAGGGTATCGGCTCCCATACTCTTGGAACACATGGCCAGGAAGGCTCCGCCGTACGCCTTGCGGACGACCAAGGTCAATTTGGGAACCGTGGCGGCGGCATAGGCAAAAAGCATCTTGGCGCCGTGACGGATAATACCGCCGTACTCCTGCTGGACACCCGGCATGAAACCCGGAACATCGACAAAAGTGACGACCGGAATATTGAAAGCGTTGCAAAAACGGATAAAGCGCGAGGCCTTGTCCGAGGAGTCGATATCCAGCACTCCGGCTTTATGCATCGGCTGGTTGGCGATTACTCCGATGGTGTACCCAGTTAACCGGCCAAACCCGACAATAATATTGGGGGCATAATGTTCCTGGACCTCCATAAAATCGCCATTATCCACAATTCGTTTGATGACTTCGTGCATATCGTACGGTTCCGAAGGATCATCGGGGACAATATCGTTCAGCTCCTCGTCGGGAGCCAGTTCAGTATCATGCAGTTCGGGGACAAACGGGGGATCCTCGGTATTATTGCTCGGCAGAAAGGATAACAGCCTCCGGGTGATGTTGATCGCGTCCTCATCGTTCTCGGCGATAAAATGTACCACCCCGGAATAATGCGCATGGCTTTCCACTCCGCCCAGTTGCTCGGCGGTAATATCCTCGCCGGTCACCTGTTTGATCACCAGCGGCCCGGTGATATACAGCTGGCCCTCATGGCGCACCTGGATAATAAAATCGGTCAGGGCGGGGGAGTACGCCGCTCCCCCGGCGCACGGTCCGGCAATGATACTGATCTGGGGAACAACACCGGAGAGAAGCACATTGCGGTAGAAAATATGGCCGTAGCCCGAAAGCGAATCGACCCCTTCCTGAATCCGCGCTCCGCCGCTGTCGTTAATCATGACAAAAGGATCGCCGGTTTTCAGAGCGGCATCCATAGCCTCATGGATTTTTCTGCCCGTTGCTTCGCCGACCGAGCCACCGGCCACTGTGAAATCCTGGCTGGCGGCGTACACCGGACGTCCATCGACAATACCATGACCCGTCACGACACCTTCACCGGGGAATTCTTTATCGGCCATATCAAAATGCGTACAGCGATGTTTGACATGCAAAAGTGATTCCCGGAAGGTTCCTTCCTCGAAAAGAAGTTCCAGCCGCTCCCGGGCAGTCAGCTTACCCAGTTCATGCTGTTTTTCGATCCGTTCGGGACCGCCTCCCTGCATCAATCTGGCTCGCCGTTTTCTGAGTTGCTCTATTTTTGATTCACCCATCTTAACATACCAAAATTCAAAAAGTTAACGTTTATGTCCCCGGCATTTTAGCCTGTTCTTTTAAAAAATCAAGGGTTACTTTCGATTAAGCCCCAAATTTTATAGTTTTCTTGGTCCAGTTTTCCCCCCTGTTATTTCGGCGTTTTATTCAATCAGGCCCACAGAGCCTGATCACAAATCTGAAGAGTGTTCTCCTGATTCTATAATCGATTGGCTGACAACAACTATTGGTATGAGGGGGGTATCCGAAGACGTCGTGATTTAGCGTAAAAAATAAACCAAACCTGACTATCATGATGATTGGAAATAATTTCATGGTATTATTCGGTATTATTTCCATAACCATGCTTGTCTTTTGGCGGAGATTATCTCTAATACCCTTGTCACCAAACATTTTTTTATTTATTTTTCCTATCGAGATAATCAATGATGGGAAAATAATACCGGGACCTTTGTTAAAACATATAAAATATGTTAATTCCGGCATAGTAATTCCATCTAAAATTAATTATAGGAAATAATCAATTAAACAGGAAGGAAATCTGTAACGGAAAACTTAGGCAAGTATTTTACCGGAGAGGAAAAACCATGAAAAGATTAATATTGTTATCAACCTTGTTCTGTCTCGCGATATTGACGGCGTTGCCGGTCTATGCCGGTGACAATGATGGCGCTCCGCCCAAGAGTTTTGGCCCGCGGCTTGGTTACAGCGTCAATCCCGATCAATTCGTAATCGGTTTCCAGGCCGAACTCGGCCCGGTTGTAGAATCGGCCCGGATGGCGCCCAGTTTCGATCTTGGATTCGGCGATGATATCACCACTTTTACTCTGAATGGCGATATCCGCCTGACAATTTTGAAACCGCCTAAATCAAACACCGCTTTCTATGTAGCCCTGGGGCCAACGTTATTATTCTGGGATTACAAGGGTGGAGACTCTGATCTGGAAATCGGATTGACGGCTACGGCAGGAATAAAATTCCCGATGGGTCAATCGGCGTTTTACAATCTTGAGGGCCGGTTCGGCATTGGCGATGTTCCTGATTTCCGGATTATGGCGGGTATTCTATTCGGCGGCAGATAATCACAGAGCTGTCTGCGGCAACAGCCAACCGGGCGGGA from Candidatus Zixiibacteriota bacterium carries:
- a CDS encoding OadG family protein codes for the protein MFSEVMGFSLKFAVIGITIVFVSLALIAVAISLIRRLDDRWQKGEEKSKRDAVSKPQNIDTITLVLISAAVGTMFQGRYHIRSVRRLMPYGGAKSPWSVQGRAILHGSHVVPKKR
- a CDS encoding acyl-CoA carboxylase subunit beta; amino-acid sequence: MGESKIEQLRKRRARLMQGGGPERIEKQHELGKLTARERLELLFEEGTFRESLLHVKHRCTHFDMADKEFPGEGVVTGHGIVDGRPVYAASQDFTVAGGSVGEATGRKIHEAMDAALKTGDPFVMINDSGGARIQEGVDSLSGYGHIFYRNVLLSGVVPQISIIAGPCAGGAAYSPALTDFIIQVRHEGQLYITGPLVIKQVTGEDITAEQLGGVESHAHYSGVVHFIAENDEDAINITRRLLSFLPSNNTEDPPFVPELHDTELAPDEELNDIVPDDPSEPYDMHEVIKRIVDNGDFMEVQEHYAPNIIVGFGRLTGYTIGVIANQPMHKAGVLDIDSSDKASRFIRFCNAFNIPVVTFVDVPGFMPGVQQEYGGIIRHGAKMLFAYAAATVPKLTLVVRKAYGGAFLAMCSKSMGADTLVAWPSAEIAVMGAEGAVNVLYRKEIGGSKNPEEERRKLLDEYKNTFANPYFAASRGLVDEILEPAETRPYLAATLEVLKAKRELRPQKKHGLIPL